In the genome of Streptomyces sp. V2I9, one region contains:
- a CDS encoding alpha/beta fold hydrolase, which produces MTTTVSFTAATAVGPREVSVAYERTGSGEPLLLIHGIGHHLQAWDPVTRILAADREVIAVDLPGFGASPALPDGVPYDLPTVASVLGAFCAELGLDRPHVAGNSLGGLLALELGRTGVVRSVTALSPAGFWNEPERRYAFGTLRAMRRAALAMPLPVIERLSRSAAGRAVLTSTIYARPGRRSPEAVVAETLALREATGFHATMAAGRGVSFDLGVKGVPVTVAWGTGDRILLRRQGIRAKRALPDARLVRLPGCGHVPMNDDPALVSRVILDTSR; this is translated from the coding sequence ATGACGACCACGGTCTCCTTCACCGCCGCGACGGCCGTCGGCCCCCGCGAGGTCTCGGTCGCGTACGAACGGACCGGCTCCGGTGAACCGCTGCTGCTCATCCACGGCATCGGGCACCACCTTCAGGCGTGGGACCCGGTCACCCGCATCCTGGCCGCCGACCGCGAGGTGATAGCCGTCGACCTGCCCGGCTTCGGCGCCTCCCCCGCCCTGCCGGACGGAGTCCCGTACGACCTCCCGACCGTCGCCTCGGTGCTCGGGGCGTTCTGCGCCGAACTCGGCCTGGACCGCCCCCATGTGGCGGGCAACTCGCTGGGCGGCCTGCTCGCGCTGGAGCTCGGCCGTACCGGAGTGGTGCGGTCGGTGACCGCGCTCTCCCCGGCGGGCTTCTGGAACGAGCCCGAGCGCCGCTATGCCTTCGGCACGCTGCGGGCGATGCGCCGGGCCGCGCTGGCGATGCCGCTGCCGGTGATCGAGCGCCTGTCGCGCAGCGCGGCCGGCCGGGCGGTTCTCACCAGCACCATCTACGCCCGGCCCGGCAGGCGTTCACCGGAGGCCGTCGTCGCCGAGACGCTCGCCCTGCGCGAGGCGACCGGCTTCCACGCCACCATGGCGGCCGGCCGGGGCGTGTCCTTCGACCTCGGCGTGAAGGGCGTCCCCGTCACCGTCGCCTGGGGCACCGGCGACCGCATCCTGCTGCGCAGGCAGGGGATCCGCGCCAAGCGGGCGCTGCCCGACGCCCGGCTCGTCCGGCTGCCCGGCTGCGGACACGTCCCGATGAACGACGACCCGGCGCTGGTGTCCCGCGTCATCCTGGACACCAGCCGCTGA